In one Janibacter cremeus genomic region, the following are encoded:
- a CDS encoding cytochrome c biogenesis CcdA family protein, whose amino-acid sequence MSTSGLPALISVPAELSDQVAGGALPLAVLVAALAGLVSFATPCVIPLVPGYLGYVTGLSDVALEERSRGRMIAGALLFILGFTFVFVLASLFVATAGRALVEHRVLLMRVGGVVVILMALVFLGAGTQRTFRLPVKPATGLAGAPLLGAVFGLGWAPCMGPTLAAVLALNLAGDASTTRAVILAVAYCLGLGLPFVLIAAAYERWAPVSAWLLRYQRRIQVAGAILLIIVGLLLLTGGWDYLTRWLQTQLISDVEVLI is encoded by the coding sequence ATGAGTACTTCCGGGCTCCCGGCGCTCATCTCCGTGCCTGCTGAGCTGAGTGACCAGGTCGCCGGCGGGGCCCTGCCGCTCGCAGTGCTCGTGGCCGCCCTCGCCGGCCTGGTCTCCTTCGCCACCCCGTGCGTGATTCCGCTCGTGCCGGGTTACCTCGGGTACGTCACCGGGCTGTCCGACGTCGCTCTTGAGGAGCGCAGCCGCGGCCGGATGATCGCGGGTGCGCTGTTGTTCATCCTCGGCTTCACGTTCGTCTTCGTCCTCGCGTCGCTGTTCGTGGCCACCGCCGGCCGCGCGCTGGTGGAGCACCGGGTGCTGCTGATGCGCGTCGGCGGCGTCGTGGTGATCCTGATGGCCCTGGTCTTCCTGGGGGCAGGCACGCAGCGGACCTTCCGCCTACCGGTCAAACCCGCGACCGGGCTGGCCGGGGCGCCGCTCCTCGGCGCCGTGTTCGGCCTCGGGTGGGCGCCGTGCATGGGTCCGACCCTGGCGGCGGTCCTCGCCCTCAACCTCGCCGGTGATGCGTCGACCACCCGTGCGGTGATCCTCGCTGTCGCCTACTGCCTGGGGCTGGGTCTGCCCTTCGTGCTCATCGCGGCCGCCTACGAGCGCTGGGCCCCGGTGTCCGCATGGTTGTTGCGTTACCAGCGCAGGATCCAGGTCGCTGGCGCGATCCTGCTGATCATCGTGGGTCTGCTCCTGCTCACCGGCGGCTGGGACTACCTGACCCGGTGGTTGCAGACCCAGCTGATCAGCGACGTGGAGGTCCTCATCTGA
- a CDS encoding TlpA family protein disulfide reductase has translation MTAHRPTRRTVVAAASTLAVMAVSGCSSSSDTADAAQDAGYRSGDGTLHLIPADERDEPVELAGETIRDTTWDSAEHRGEVVVVNLWASWCGPCAKEAPHLVDTYEATKGQDVAFVGIDYRESSVATGLAQAETWGFVWPSIYDESGSTAIDMQGKMTTQPSTAVLDREGRIAAVVLGPVTESTLVGIIEDTLSEEG, from the coding sequence ATGACTGCCCACCGTCCCACCCGCCGTACCGTCGTCGCCGCCGCGAGCACCCTCGCAGTGATGGCGGTTTCCGGCTGCTCGTCCTCCTCCGACACCGCGGATGCGGCCCAGGACGCCGGGTACCGCTCCGGTGACGGCACCCTGCACCTCATCCCCGCGGACGAGCGCGACGAGCCGGTCGAGCTCGCAGGGGAGACCATCCGCGACACGACGTGGGACTCGGCCGAGCACCGCGGCGAGGTGGTCGTGGTCAACCTCTGGGCCAGCTGGTGCGGTCCGTGCGCCAAGGAGGCGCCGCACCTGGTGGACACCTATGAGGCGACAAAGGGGCAGGACGTCGCCTTTGTCGGCATCGATTACCGCGAGTCCTCGGTGGCGACCGGGCTGGCGCAGGCGGAGACGTGGGGCTTCGTTTGGCCCTCGATCTACGACGAGAGCGGCTCGACCGCGATCGACATGCAGGGCAAGATGACCACCCAGCCCTCGACCGCGGTCCTGGATCGTGAGGGGCGCATCGCCGCCGTCGTCCTCGGCCCGGTGACCGAGAGCACCCTCGTCGGCATCATCGAGGACACCCTGTCGGAGGAGGGATGA
- a CDS encoding response regulator — MSTPTPVEPLAKVLVIEDEKTLAEMIAAYLTRNGYQTAIEHDGVAGVNAARAQSPDVVILDLGLPGLDGIEVCRQIRTFSDCYVIVVTARTDEVDTLIGLSVGADDYVTKPFSVREVVARVQTVLRRPRGGTPGNPTAAAVPWVFGDLQVDPLGQQVHLKGEPVSLTPTERDLLMTLAHRPSMALSRTQLIEEVWGGGWVGDEHLVDVHIAHLRRKLGDNPDLARYITTVRGIGYRMGPG; from the coding sequence GTGAGCACACCAACTCCTGTCGAGCCGTTGGCGAAGGTGCTCGTCATCGAGGACGAGAAGACACTGGCAGAGATGATCGCCGCCTATCTCACTCGCAACGGGTACCAGACCGCAATCGAGCACGACGGCGTCGCCGGAGTCAACGCAGCACGAGCGCAGTCCCCCGACGTGGTGATCCTGGATCTGGGGCTGCCCGGACTGGACGGCATCGAGGTCTGCCGCCAGATCCGCACCTTCAGCGACTGCTACGTCATCGTCGTGACCGCCCGGACGGACGAGGTGGACACCCTGATCGGGCTGTCCGTGGGCGCCGATGACTACGTCACCAAACCCTTCAGCGTGCGAGAGGTAGTGGCACGTGTCCAGACGGTCCTGCGTCGCCCACGGGGCGGGACCCCCGGCAACCCCACCGCTGCGGCAGTTCCGTGGGTATTCGGCGACCTTCAGGTCGACCCTCTCGGGCAGCAGGTTCACCTGAAGGGGGAACCAGTTTCGCTGACCCCTACCGAACGGGATCTGCTGATGACCCTCGCCCACAGACCCTCGATGGCCCTCTCCCGCACCCAGCTGATCGAAGAGGTCTGGGGTGGCGGCTGGGTCGGTGACGAGCACCTGGTCGACGTCCACATCGCTCACCTTCGGCGCAAGCTCGGAGACAATCCCGATCTGGCTCGCTACATCACCACGGTGCGCGGCATCGGCTACCGGATGGGGCCGGGATGA
- a CDS encoding SHOCT domain-containing protein has protein sequence MMNSGCDMMWLGMLAGVLAFWVIVVLAVRALFPGQKSAGADRPRPDALVLLDEALARGDVSIDEYEKRRHLLINGR, from the coding sequence ATGATGAACTCCGGCTGCGACATGATGTGGCTGGGCATGCTTGCGGGGGTCCTCGCCTTCTGGGTCATCGTCGTGCTGGCCGTGCGCGCGCTCTTTCCCGGGCAGAAGAGCGCCGGTGCGGACCGTCCCCGACCTGACGCGTTGGTGCTTCTCGACGAAGCATTGGCTCGCGGCGATGTGAGCATCGACGAGTACGAGAAGCGTCGGCACCTGCTCATCAACGGCCGCTGA
- the resB gene encoding cytochrome c biogenesis protein ResB, whose product MAIGTKPDPKQDITQPRLGVVGWARWGWRQLTSMRTALFLLLLLAIGAVPGSVFPQRSFDPGRVADWIDRHETTGPILDKLGAFEVYSSPWFSAIYLLLFISLIGCIIPRTGVHLRALRGRPPRAPGRLARLEAHAEGEVEGSLEEVREAATTVLRGRRYRVASHDDVSVSAETGYLKETGNLIFHTSLVALIIGVAIGYLWGWKADIIVPSGESFVSTVTRFDTWAPGPLVDESSLAPFVVAVDEMTADFNDVDPNARSFGQPRDFEAQVRVDPVEGESFTDEIKVNAPLEMTDATVFLLGNGYAPVVTVKDAQGEVLYKGATPFLAQDGNYRSTGAIKVGAATQPEQFGFVGLFLPTAMIDDQQGPVSVFPDTRAPALALSLYTGELYPGGQPQSVFTLDTKSMDKVETADGTDQTRLWLTPGDTKTLPGDRGTITFDGIERYAGFSVRHDPGEELMLVSALLALGGLITTLLVKRRRVFVRLHEEEGRVRVEVGGMSRDDDEGLTEVVKQVRDRLVGESRTS is encoded by the coding sequence ATGGCGATCGGCACGAAGCCCGACCCGAAGCAGGACATCACCCAACCCAGGCTCGGTGTCGTCGGTTGGGCGCGGTGGGGCTGGCGACAGCTGACGAGCATGCGCACCGCGCTCTTCCTGCTGCTCCTCCTGGCGATCGGCGCGGTGCCCGGCTCGGTCTTCCCCCAGCGCAGCTTCGATCCGGGCCGAGTCGCGGACTGGATCGACCGGCACGAGACGACCGGCCCGATCCTCGACAAGCTCGGAGCCTTCGAGGTCTACTCCTCGCCCTGGTTCTCGGCGATCTACCTGCTGCTGTTCATCTCGCTCATCGGCTGCATCATCCCCCGGACCGGGGTCCACCTGCGCGCCCTGCGCGGCAGGCCCCCGCGCGCCCCGGGACGCCTGGCCCGCCTCGAGGCCCACGCCGAGGGCGAGGTCGAGGGCAGTCTCGAGGAGGTCCGCGAGGCCGCGACCACGGTGCTGCGGGGGCGCCGCTACCGCGTCGCGAGCCACGACGACGTCAGCGTCTCAGCCGAGACCGGCTACCTCAAGGAGACCGGCAACCTGATCTTCCACACGAGCCTGGTCGCGCTGATCATCGGCGTCGCGATCGGCTACCTGTGGGGGTGGAAGGCCGACATCATCGTCCCCTCGGGCGAGTCCTTCGTCAGCACCGTCACCCGCTTCGACACCTGGGCGCCGGGGCCCTTGGTCGACGAGTCATCGCTGGCTCCCTTCGTCGTCGCGGTCGACGAGATGACGGCGGACTTCAACGACGTCGATCCCAACGCCCGCAGCTTCGGCCAGCCGCGCGACTTCGAGGCACAGGTGCGTGTCGACCCGGTCGAGGGTGAGTCCTTCACCGACGAGATCAAGGTCAACGCACCGTTGGAGATGACGGACGCGACCGTCTTCCTGCTCGGCAACGGCTACGCCCCCGTCGTCACGGTCAAGGACGCGCAGGGGGAGGTCCTCTACAAGGGGGCGACCCCCTTCCTCGCGCAGGACGGCAACTACCGCTCCACGGGTGCGATCAAGGTCGGGGCGGCCACGCAGCCCGAGCAGTTCGGCTTCGTCGGGCTCTTCCTGCCCACGGCGATGATCGACGACCAGCAGGGCCCGGTCTCGGTCTTCCCGGACACCCGCGCGCCGGCCCTCGCGCTGAGCCTCTACACCGGTGAGCTGTACCCCGGGGGCCAACCGCAGTCCGTCTTCACCCTCGACACGAAGTCGATGGACAAGGTCGAGACGGCCGACGGCACCGACCAGACGCGGCTGTGGCTGACCCCCGGCGACACCAAGACGCTGCCCGGTGACCGGGGCACGATCACCTTCGACGGCATCGAGCGGTACGCCGGTTTCTCCGTGCGCCATGACCCGGGCGAAGAACTGATGCTGGTCTCCGCGCTGCTGGCGCTCGGTGGCCTCATCACCACGCTGCTGGTCAAGCGGCGGCGGGTCTTCGTGCGGCTGCACGAGGAGGAGGGCCGGGTGCGGGTCGAGGTGGGCGGCATGAGCCGTGACGACGACGAGGGACTGACCGAGGTGGTCAAGCAGGTGCGAGACCGGCTCGTGGGAGAATCGAGGACATCATGA
- a CDS encoding sensor histidine kinase, with protein MNNRTDMLSRGLAPRLLAGQILVLLAGALTTGLVAAVIGPSIFHDHLLQAGHRENAAELVHIEMAYRDASLIALGVGLLISLIGATAVAWFLARRLRQPLAQMTDAARELSRGHYSTRVPHVGAGTELETLTGAFNVMAARMQGVEDTRRRMLSDLAHELRTPIATLSAYHEGLHDGVVTLGDDSRMALTAQTKRLARLAEDINEVSTAEEGHLALDIQRHKVADLLWAAYGGMRDSYSEKGLNLVLEVDEATGLETLVDPVRFAQVMTNLLSNALRHTPAGGTITLAAGREGGEAIITVTDTGEGMTPDQVQHAFERFYRGDSARTNDRRGSGIGLTISKAIIDAHHGDLTASSPGPRRGSCFTISLPLVR; from the coding sequence ATGAACAACCGCACCGACATGCTCTCCCGAGGGCTGGCCCCCCGGTTGCTGGCGGGACAGATCCTGGTGCTGCTTGCGGGAGCACTGACCACCGGGCTCGTCGCCGCCGTCATCGGTCCCTCGATCTTCCACGACCATCTCCTCCAAGCCGGGCACCGGGAGAACGCGGCCGAGTTGGTCCACATCGAGATGGCCTACCGGGACGCCTCGCTCATCGCCTTGGGTGTAGGCCTGCTCATCTCTCTGATTGGGGCGACCGCGGTGGCCTGGTTCCTCGCCCGACGGTTGCGCCAACCGTTGGCGCAGATGACCGATGCCGCGCGCGAACTGAGCCGTGGCCACTACTCCACCCGGGTGCCACATGTTGGTGCGGGGACTGAGCTCGAGACCCTCACCGGCGCCTTCAACGTGATGGCGGCCCGCATGCAGGGGGTCGAGGACACCCGACGGCGGATGCTGTCCGACCTCGCCCACGAACTACGCACGCCGATCGCGACCCTGAGCGCCTACCACGAGGGACTGCACGACGGTGTCGTCACCCTCGGTGATGACTCTCGTATGGCGTTGACCGCCCAGACGAAACGACTCGCGCGACTGGCCGAGGACATCAACGAGGTCTCCACGGCCGAAGAAGGACACCTCGCCCTCGACATCCAGCGCCACAAGGTCGCTGACCTGTTGTGGGCAGCCTACGGGGGCATGCGGGACAGCTACTCGGAGAAGGGCCTCAACCTGGTCCTGGAGGTTGACGAGGCGACAGGACTCGAGACCCTGGTCGATCCCGTCCGATTCGCCCAAGTCATGACCAACCTCCTCAGCAACGCCCTCAGGCACACACCTGCAGGCGGAACGATCACCCTCGCGGCGGGCCGCGAGGGCGGTGAGGCCATCATCACCGTCACCGACACCGGTGAAGGTATGACACCCGACCAGGTGCAGCACGCCTTCGAACGCTTCTATCGCGGGGACTCGGCCCGCACCAACGACCGACGAGGCTCCGGCATCGGCCTGACCATCAGCAAGGCCATCATCGACGCGCACCATGGGGACCTCACCGCGTCCAGCCCCGGGCCCCGAAGGGGCTCGTGCTTCACCATCTCCCTGCCGCTCGTGCGCTGA
- a CDS encoding multicopper oxidase family protein, protein MKTITRRGLLIGGLGAAGAAGVGAYAATRGPGARAPRGPFGAPTPVSPESGQTVVTKSLTAKPVTLDLAGHTVSTWGYGDSVPGPLLRATAGDFLRVTLDNQLPDETTIHWHGIRLRNAADGVPGMTQDPVKPDTSYVYEFTAPDPGTYFFHPHVGVQLDRGLYAPMIIDDPNEPGGYDTEWILLLDDWIDGTGTTPKQVLEKLLANDSGSGGMGGMDHGEMDGMNHGAMGEAGPWGDAGDVAYPYFLINGRPPADPETLTAKPGQRVRLRIINAASDTIFTVALGGHRMTITHSDGFPVEPTETGAIYIGMGERYDAIVTLDDGAFPLVAKPVAKTSGGQAMALVRTGNGAAPGEDANPRELTGRVLVGSDLRPAQAAKLPSRRPDAITRLALTGSMQHYEWGMNGAPFGKNEPLTVQAGQRLRINATNMTMMTHPLHVHGHTFALPSGLRKDTVLMAPMQSFAIDLDADNEGDWMIHCHNIYHAEAGMMIALEYTA, encoded by the coding sequence ATGAAGACCATCACACGCCGTGGACTGCTGATCGGCGGTCTCGGTGCTGCTGGCGCAGCGGGCGTGGGAGCCTATGCCGCCACCCGAGGACCGGGTGCACGCGCGCCGAGGGGCCCCTTTGGTGCTCCGACGCCTGTCTCACCTGAGTCTGGTCAGACGGTGGTGACCAAGTCGTTGACGGCCAAGCCGGTCACCCTCGATCTGGCGGGCCACACCGTCTCGACCTGGGGATACGGCGACTCCGTGCCTGGTCCGCTTCTGCGAGCCACCGCCGGCGACTTCCTGCGCGTCACCCTCGACAACCAGCTTCCGGACGAGACCACCATCCACTGGCACGGGATTCGTCTGCGCAACGCCGCCGACGGCGTCCCCGGCATGACCCAGGACCCGGTGAAGCCAGACACCTCCTACGTCTACGAGTTCACTGCGCCCGACCCGGGCACGTACTTCTTCCACCCCCACGTCGGCGTCCAGCTCGACCGTGGGCTGTACGCCCCGATGATCATCGACGACCCGAACGAGCCAGGCGGCTACGACACCGAGTGGATCCTTCTCCTCGATGACTGGATCGACGGAACGGGCACCACGCCGAAGCAGGTCCTGGAGAAGCTCCTTGCCAATGACTCCGGGTCCGGGGGCATGGGCGGCATGGACCACGGCGAGATGGATGGCATGAACCATGGCGCCATGGGCGAGGCCGGGCCCTGGGGCGACGCCGGAGACGTCGCCTACCCCTATTTCCTCATCAACGGACGGCCGCCAGCAGACCCCGAGACGCTCACGGCCAAGCCGGGGCAGAGGGTCCGTCTGCGCATCATCAACGCCGCCTCCGACACCATCTTCACCGTCGCTCTCGGGGGGCATCGGATGACGATCACGCACAGCGATGGATTCCCGGTCGAGCCGACCGAGACGGGCGCCATCTACATCGGGATGGGCGAACGTTACGACGCGATCGTCACCCTCGACGACGGGGCCTTCCCCTTGGTGGCCAAGCCGGTCGCCAAGACCAGCGGCGGCCAGGCCATGGCCCTGGTCCGCACCGGAAACGGGGCCGCACCCGGTGAGGACGCCAACCCACGAGAATTGACTGGACGGGTCCTCGTCGGCTCCGACCTGAGACCCGCGCAGGCAGCCAAGCTGCCCAGCAGGAGACCCGATGCGATCACGCGGCTCGCTCTGACTGGGTCGATGCAGCACTACGAATGGGGGATGAACGGAGCTCCATTCGGCAAGAACGAACCCCTGACCGTCCAGGCCGGGCAACGACTGCGGATCAACGCCACCAACATGACGATGATGACCCACCCGCTGCACGTGCACGGCCACACCTTCGCCCTGCCCTCCGGGCTCAGGAAGGACACCGTCCTCAT